The sequence GTGAGTATGGCCTCGCTAGCAGCGACCTCTGCGATCGCCTTCTCGACCACCTGCTGCACCGATTGCCCGGCTTCGTACTGACGCAGCCAGCGCTGGGCCTCGTTGCCTTCCCGTAAAATCTTTTTGACGGGGCTAAGAAAGCAGCTCAGGCCGTTAGCTTTGGCGTAGGGCCATACCTCATCATAGAGCTGTTGGATCCATTCTCGCGCCAAGATAGAGCGATTGTCTTGCCAGTGGTGCAGTTCGGCATCGAGGCTGTGTTTGGCCACCGCACTTTCGTTAGCATCGCTCAGGGCCGCCAGATCGTGGTTTCGGCTGTTGGTCGGAAAATCGCTCAGAATCAGGGGATCGAGATCTGGGTTTTGGATGAGTTGAATCAGCCGGGCTTCGAGCAGAGCGGTGACGGCAAGCAGCGCCACCGGGTCGCTGATCAGATCACAGATGCGCAACTCTAGACGATTGAGATTGTAGGGACGACGATCGCCGTTGGGCCGTACCGACGACCACAGGTGGCGCACATTTTGCATGGTGCCGGTCGCTAGCTGCTCTTCCATCCACTGAATGTGGTGGGCATGGCTGGCAAATAGGGGAACGTAGGCGGGGGTTTTGGGAAACACCTGCCAACGACTGGAATGGGAACCGGTGATGTGACCACCCAAAAACGGCGAGGCGGCGGTCAGCGCTAGGTACAGAGGGGCTTCGACCCGCACTAGACGGCAGGCTCGCATCAGCAACTCTGGGTCTGAAATGCCAATGTTGATATGTACGCTGGCGGTGACCACGGTGGTGCCGTAGGTCTGTTCGATGTAGGTGTGGTAGGGGTTACTGGGATCCGAGCGAAAGAAGCGATCGGTTTCGCCTAGGGCTAAGGTGCTGCCGGGGATTAGGGTATAGTCGCCCAGCCCCTTCAGATATTGACGCAGGGCATGGCGCGGGCGCACCAGTTCGCACAGGAGTTTCTCGTACTGGCACAGGGGCGGGGTGGTGTATTCGACGTTACGGCTGTCGGGCTCACGCACAAAGCCATTTAAGTCGGCCACAATGCGATCGGAGAGACCAATAATCTCTCCTGCCGGAGTGCCGGTATAGATCTCAATTTCAAACCCTTTGGACAGCAGCACGGCATTCCTCGCTGAAGACAGCACTCTATATATATTGAGTCAATCAATTCTGTACTCATACTATCGACCTGTGCCCCCAGCGGCTAAAAGGCATGGGGGAGACTGGTCGTTAGGGTAACGCCGTCGCCAGAGCGATCGCCCGTTTCGCTGCAAAGGCTCGGGCAATAGTGTCACAGCGCTCGTTGCCCACATCGCCAGAATGGCCGCGCACGTACACCCACTTTAAGGGCCGATCGAGACTCTGGTTGACCTCGGTGGTAACGGCGTCTAGCGCTTCCCACAGATCGCGGTTGAGTACCGGCTTTTTAGCTGAATTGACCCAGCCTCGACGCTTCCAACCGGCAATCCATTGGGTAATGCCCTTCAGAACGTATTCACTATCGGTATGAATGGTGACTGCTTCGGTTTGGCCGCGATCGCGCAGTAGGGTAAGCCCGGCGATCGCCGCCTGCATTTCCATACGGTTGTTGGTGGTCTGGGCCTCGCCGCCGCCCAGTTCGTGCACGGTGCCATCGGTCAGGTAAAGCACCGTTCCCCAACCTCCAGGGCCAGGGTTACCGGAGCAAGCGCCATCGGTGTAAATTTTTTCGATGATTGCCATTTACTGTGAGAAATCCTTTAAAGCGCGGATTTAGCCATGGAGGGTTTATTGCTCCAAGGGGGCATTCTAACCATAAGACCAGACTGTCCTCTACGGACGTTATAGATATGGTCATGGGCAGGGTGCACCTACTCGTCGTCACGGCTACCCTAACGGTGAGTTAACCCCATGATGCTACGAGAACTGAAAGCCTTTGAGGCCTGTTGGCTAGATCTTAAAGATATTTACCCCACGAGCAGTCAAGACAACCGGCTGATTGCCCACGCTATGGGGCAACTCGTCGACTTACTTGAGAAACCAACCCAGGTCGAACAAGAGTTGCCCCAGCACTTGAAGGGGCTCTTTCGACAGCTGGCAATGGCTTATTTTCAGGGATATTCCCCCCATCCAGACCTGGACGAGCCAGAGTTGTTAAACTGCGTGCCGCCTCAGCTCCCTTATCCCCGCAGCGATCGCCAGCGCCGCCAGGATATTGCAACGGCTATCGACCAGGTCAAGGTACTAGCCCAGAAAAGCCAGGCCACCCTGTGTCCGAATCGCGGCAAAACGGCCCAATGCCCTATCTCTGAGAGGGAAACCCTCATCATTGATTTTCCAGAGCACTGGCACCCCGCCAGTTGACCTGACCTGGGGATGACCTAGAGGTGAGTCATCTCCTAGGCGACCTGAGAAGAAGACCCGAGCAGAGGACCAGAGAGGGGTTTGGGCGCGGTATCTTAGTACTATGGCCTACGAACCCTTGCACCACAAGTATCGCCCCCAGACCTTTAGCGCTCTGGTGGGGCAAGCGGCGATCGCCACTACCCTGGCCAATGCCCTCACCCAGCGGCGCATTGCCCCCGCCTACCTGTTCTGTGGCCCTCGGGGTACGGGCAAAACGTCTAGCGCCCGCATTTTGGCCAAGTCGCTCAACTGCATTGCCCAAGATCATCCCACCCCAGAACCTTGCGGCATCTGCGAGACCTGTCGCTCGATTACTAACGGTTCGGCCCTCGACTTTATTGAAATCGACGCCGCCAGCAACACGGGCGTCGATAACATTCGCGAGTTGATCGAACGCGCTCAGTTTGCCCCAGTGCAGTGCCGGTACAAAGTCTACGTGATCGACGAGTGCCACATGTTGAGCACTGCGGCCTTTAATGCGCTGCTAAAAACTTTGGAGGAGCCGCCCAGCAATGTGGTGTTCATCCTCGCCACCACCGACCCCCAGCGGGTGCTGCCGACGATTATTTCTCGCTGCCAAAAATTTGACTATCGGCGCATTCCCCTAGAGCCGATGATTGCCCATCTGCGAACCATTGCTGACAAAGAAGCGATCGCCATCAATGACGAAGCTCTGCGGTTAGTAGCCCAGGTTTCCCAGGGGGGGCTGCGCGATGCCCAGAGTTTGCTCGATCAGCTCAGTTTGCTGGAACCACCCATTGCCGCTGACGCCGTATGGGATCTGGTGGGGGCGGTGCCCGAGCGCGATCTGCTGGCCTTGGTACAAGCCATTCTCAGCGACAACAGCACGGCGGTGCTGGATGTAGCCCGCAAGCTGATGGATCGGGGCCGAGAGCCGCTGATTGTGCTGCAAAATTTGGCGGGGTTTTATCGGGATCTGCTGATTGCCCAAATGGCAGGCGATCGCCACGATTTAGTCGCCATTACGCCCCCCACCTGGGCCGAGATGCAAACCCTAGTGGCGAGCCTAGAGACCAAAATTTTGCTGTTGGGGCAGCAGCACCTGCGTAGTGCCGAGGTACAGGTCAAAAACACCACTCAGCCCCGGCTGTGGCTAGAGGTAACGCTGCTAGGGTTGTTGCCTTCAACCTTAGCAGGGCAAGCCGGGGCGATCGCTCCGGCCCCCCTCTCCCAAATTCTGCCTCAACCAGCCCCCCCAACAGCCCCGCCGCCCCAGGGAATTCCCCAACCACCACCATCGGCGGCCCCGCCGGTCGATCAACCCTCATCTCCAGCTAGCCATGGGGTTCCCCCCACCCCAGCAGAACCTCCAGCACCGCCGCCACCCAGCGAACTCGCTCCTCCAGATGCTGGTGATTTGGCCGGTCTTTGGTTGCGGGTGATTGCCACCCTAGAGCCCCTTGGCACGCGCGCCCTGATGCAGCAACAGGGCAGTTTGCTGTTTTTTGACGGGGTGGTAGCCCGCGTGGGCATTAGTTCTAAACCCTTATTTAAGATGGCCCAGGGCCGCGTCGAAAACATTGAAGCGGCCTTTCAGCAAGTGCTAGGGCAGAAAGTGCAGGTCTCGCTAGAGGTACTGCCCGACCCAAAGCCTGAGGCACCAGCCCCAAATATTTCCCAGGCAACGAGCCAGGTTACCGAGTATCGCCCTGCCCCGCCACCGATCGCACCGCCGATCGCGCCATCAGTTGTCAGCCCTACCCCTAAACCGTTGGAAACGGATTCAGTCGTGCCGATCAGCCCGCCGCCGCCTGCTCCAGCCGAGCCGTCTGGTCTACCCGCGATCGCCAGCGATTTTGACCGAGCTGTGAAAAACTTTGCCCATTTTTTCAATGGCCAGGTCGTTGATGTAGACGATGATCCCAGCTTAGGTATAGACAAGATTCCGCTAAAACCTTCCGATGCAGCCGCTAAACAGCCATCTCATCCTGATCGGGATGTTCCCTTTTAAGGGGCGGCCCTAAGGACTGACAGCAGCCGATCTGAAAGACCATTAGCCAAAGGTACCGCCGTTCCAGCCCCACATCGCCCCGGCGGCATCGGCAAACTCAATATAAATACGGTTTTTGGGCACTCCGAGAGCAGTTTCGAGCTGAGCACAAAACGCTTGGCTCATGGCGCGGGTCTTAGCCTCACCCATGGTGCCAACACTTTTGATTTCGACATAACACACGGGGTCGGTGGTGCCGCCAAAAGTCATGGGCACATTGGCCTCAAACGCCGTCATCACGTAAGATTCGGGCTTACCCAGATGGCTGGCGAGGCTGGCGGACAGTTCTTTCAACAGCCCTTCTACCTGGGCAGGATCGGGGGAAGGTATAGAGGTTTGAATTTTAAGCAGGGGCATAGCGATCGCAGCGTCAAAAGGCACCAACCCTATTTTAGGGGTTTGCTGCCTGCTCCAAGGCTAAATCGACCACCACCGGACGATGATCTGAGCCCACCGCAGGGCCAGTGCGGATATTGACCGTCTGCACCCCTGGGCTCACCAAACACTGATCGATCGGAATTGCCAGCAGCAGGGCCGCTGCCTTGGGCCGTTGAGGGTAAGGCCCCGGAGTCGGCCAAGAGGGCAAAATCCCAAATCCTCGGCGGGCGTTGATCAGCCCCGTGTGTTGCACAAACCGTCTGTAGTAGGGCGACCACATAGAAAGATTAAAGTCACCAATGGTCAAGACCGGTGAGGAGACCGTTTGAAGGTAGGTAGCCATAGCCTCTAGCTGCTGGTTGCGCCACTGAAACGACTGACGACGCACAGGAACCTTAAGGTGGGTGGCCAACAGCGTCAGCGATCGCCCCGCCACATCAAGAGTCGTGATTAGACTAGGGGCCGCATAGCGAGAAAACTGCACAACCTCCAGATCGTTCAGCTCCAAGCGGCTAAGCAACAAAAGCTCAGAATTTTCGACCCTTGCCCCCCTGGAGCTATAGGGCAACCGATCCTGTAGAACAGTTAGCCGATCGGCCCAGGTATCGGTCACCTCCATAAAGAAGGCCACATCGGGCTGTTCTTGACGAACTAGGGCCACAACCTCGTCAACCTGCTCGTTCATAACGTGCAGGTTCAGCATCAACACTCGCAGCGCTGGCTGAGGCTGAGAACTCAACGTGGCCACCGGCCAATACCAGGGCAAGATTTGCACTACGGCCAGAATGGCGCAACAGCCCAGCCCTATCCAGGCTAGCCATTGGCGACCGGTTAGCAACAACAGCCCCAGCAATCCTAGGCTAGCGACAAAATATTGCAGCTGAAAGTGGGAAAACAGCTCCAGATAGATGGGCCAACCGTAGTAAGAGGTCAGCAGAGCCCAGGCCGTAGTGCCGAGCAGCACCAATAGTAGAGGCACGGCCATACCCTCCCTCAACCGAGATAAGCGGGTTCTTTTAGCCAGCATCATACCGGGTGGTGCAGTTCGTCGTTCAGTTCAGTTCAGCCTTAGCCACCGTAGTTCCACCCAGTGCTTTCGAGCAACAGCGGTTCGCCATCGCGGTGGATAGCGGCACCGACCACTTCGCCCACAAAGACCGTGTGGTCACCATGTTCTACAGCACCCACCACCCGGCATTCCACATAGCCTAGGGTGTCTTTAATCACGGGGCAACCCGTTTCAGGACCAGGGTAAAACTCAATGTCTTCAAACTTGTTGCCGACCCGACGCAGGGGCTTAAAAAAGTTTTGGGCCAGCTCTTTCTGCCCAGCCTCTAAAAAGCTGAGGGCAAACACCCCGCTAGCTTTGACCATCGCGTGGGAAGCGGAGTCATTTTTGACGCAGTTTACGACCAGGGGCGGCTGAAACGATGCCTGCATGACCCAGCTAGCCGTGAAGCCATTGAGGTCATCGCCATCCTTGACGCCACAGATATAGAGACCGTGGGGAATTTTGCGCAACAGCGTCTTTTTAGCTTGTTCGTCTAGCACAATATACCTACTTAGAATGCGTCTCTAGAGGCAGTGTAATACAGCGATCGCGCCTTTTTTCTACTCAATTGGGCAGAAAAAAGGCGCACCGTAGTGCGCCTAGTGTGGTGGGTAACCGCTCAGACCTACTTGTTGGGCTGAGGAGTCATGCGCAGGTAGGGTTTAATTTCGGTCACACCCTTAGGA is a genomic window of Nodosilinea sp. E11 containing:
- a CDS encoding DNA polymerase III subunit gamma/tau, producing MAYEPLHHKYRPQTFSALVGQAAIATTLANALTQRRIAPAYLFCGPRGTGKTSSARILAKSLNCIAQDHPTPEPCGICETCRSITNGSALDFIEIDAASNTGVDNIRELIERAQFAPVQCRYKVYVIDECHMLSTAAFNALLKTLEEPPSNVVFILATTDPQRVLPTIISRCQKFDYRRIPLEPMIAHLRTIADKEAIAINDEALRLVAQVSQGGLRDAQSLLDQLSLLEPPIAADAVWDLVGAVPERDLLALVQAILSDNSTAVLDVARKLMDRGREPLIVLQNLAGFYRDLLIAQMAGDRHDLVAITPPTWAEMQTLVASLETKILLLGQQHLRSAEVQVKNTTQPRLWLEVTLLGLLPSTLAGQAGAIAPAPLSQILPQPAPPTAPPPQGIPQPPPSAAPPVDQPSSPASHGVPPTPAEPPAPPPPSELAPPDAGDLAGLWLRVIATLEPLGTRALMQQQGSLLFFDGVVARVGISSKPLFKMAQGRVENIEAAFQQVLGQKVQVSLEVLPDPKPEAPAPNISQATSQVTEYRPAPPPIAPPIAPSVVSPTPKPLETDSVVPISPPPPAPAEPSGLPAIASDFDRAVKNFAHFFNGQVVDVDDDPSLGIDKIPLKPSDAAAKQPSHPDRDVPF
- a CDS encoding endonuclease/exonuclease/phosphatase family protein, with product MPLLLVLLGTTAWALLTSYYGWPIYLELFSHFQLQYFVASLGLLGLLLLTGRQWLAWIGLGCCAILAVVQILPWYWPVATLSSQPQPALRVLMLNLHVMNEQVDEVVALVRQEQPDVAFFMEVTDTWADRLTVLQDRLPYSSRGARVENSELLLLSRLELNDLEVVQFSRYAAPSLITTLDVAGRSLTLLATHLKVPVRRQSFQWRNQQLEAMATYLQTVSSPVLTIGDFNLSMWSPYYRRFVQHTGLINARRGFGILPSWPTPGPYPQRPKAAALLLAIPIDQCLVSPGVQTVNIRTGPAVGSDHRPVVVDLALEQAANP
- the gshA gene encoding glutamate--cysteine ligase gives rise to the protein MLLSKGFEIEIYTGTPAGEIIGLSDRIVADLNGFVREPDSRNVEYTTPPLCQYEKLLCELVRPRHALRQYLKGLGDYTLIPGSTLALGETDRFFRSDPSNPYHTYIEQTYGTTVVTASVHINIGISDPELLMRACRLVRVEAPLYLALTAASPFLGGHITGSHSSRWQVFPKTPAYVPLFASHAHHIQWMEEQLATGTMQNVRHLWSSVRPNGDRRPYNLNRLELRICDLISDPVALLAVTALLEARLIQLIQNPDLDPLILSDFPTNSRNHDLAALSDANESAVAKHSLDAELHHWQDNRSILAREWIQQLYDEVWPYAKANGLSCFLSPVKKILREGNEAQRWLRQYEAGQSVQQVVEKAIAEVAASEAILTRELCEPCAA
- the rnhA gene encoding ribonuclease HI, with amino-acid sequence MAIIEKIYTDGACSGNPGPGGWGTVLYLTDGTVHELGGGEAQTTNNRMEMQAAIAGLTLLRDRGQTEAVTIHTDSEYVLKGITQWIAGWKRRGWVNSAKKPVLNRDLWEALDAVTTEVNQSLDRPLKWVYVRGHSGDVGNERCDTIARAFAAKRAIALATALP
- a CDS encoding flavin reductase family protein, which translates into the protein MLDEQAKKTLLRKIPHGLYICGVKDGDDLNGFTASWVMQASFQPPLVVNCVKNDSASHAMVKASGVFALSFLEAGQKELAQNFFKPLRRVGNKFEDIEFYPGPETGCPVIKDTLGYVECRVVGAVEHGDHTVFVGEVVGAAIHRDGEPLLLESTGWNYGG
- a CDS encoding phenylpyruvate tautomerase MIF-related protein; the protein is MPLLKIQTSIPSPDPAQVEGLLKELSASLASHLGKPESYVMTAFEANVPMTFGGTTDPVCYVEIKSVGTMGEAKTRAMSQAFCAQLETALGVPKNRIYIEFADAAGAMWGWNGGTFG